The proteins below come from a single Cytobacillus luteolus genomic window:
- a CDS encoding DUF456 domain-containing protein, translating to MDILYWILIIACFIISFIGLVYPIIPSVVFIALGIAIYGFAYGFDHFSILFWSIQILFFILLLAADYLTNLLGVKKFGGSKAAIWGSTIGLLVGPFVIPVAGIIIGPFAGAIIGELIVHKTEFKKAVKIGIGSLLGFLSGVITKGIIQAIMIGYFLVVVL from the coding sequence ATGGATATTTTATATTGGATCTTAATCATTGCGTGCTTTATCATCTCATTTATAGGACTCGTTTATCCAATCATTCCAAGTGTTGTATTTATTGCACTCGGAATAGCTATATATGGCTTTGCATATGGATTTGACCATTTTTCAATTCTCTTCTGGAGTATTCAAATACTGTTCTTTATATTACTACTAGCTGCGGATTATCTAACAAACTTACTCGGAGTAAAAAAGTTCGGAGGAAGCAAAGCTGCCATATGGGGAAGTACTATTGGCTTGTTAGTTGGACCTTTTGTCATACCTGTGGCAGGAATCATTATCGGCCCATTCGCAGGAGCAATAATTGGAGAACTAATCGTACATAAAACTGAGTTCAAAAAAGCTGTCAAAATAGGAATTGGATCATTACTAGGCTTCCTAAGCGGAGTCATTACAAAAGGAATCATACAAGCGATTATGATAGGTTATTTTCTAGTGGTTGTTTTGTAA
- a CDS encoding DUF1189 domain-containing protein, translating to MSIFKQFYKSLYSPKDIASFRFQGIGKTILFVFVLSLISLLPTGYLISTDISTTVGNFEELLSEDLPDFKIENGVLESEYREPYIIENNNFTFILDSSGELTEEDVESFKDSLVLLKNKALLVTDINVQTFDYSLVEGMPITSKELVSFFNTFKTALPIIIPVILLIFFIMVSGLKFIEVTFIALIGLILNNIVKLNLRFRHTWVMAAYSVTIPTVFFTIMEALRIQVIMGAFLNWFVAVIVLYLAMKEILNKKIKS from the coding sequence ATGTCAATTTTCAAACAGTTTTATAAAAGCTTATATTCACCAAAGGACATTGCTTCTTTCCGTTTTCAAGGAATTGGAAAAACCATTTTGTTTGTTTTTGTTTTATCTCTTATTTCGCTTCTTCCAACTGGCTATCTTATTTCAACTGACATTTCAACTACTGTCGGTAATTTCGAGGAACTGCTTTCAGAAGATCTCCCCGATTTTAAAATTGAAAATGGTGTACTAGAGTCTGAGTATAGAGAACCGTATATTATTGAAAACAATAACTTTACCTTTATCTTAGACAGTAGTGGTGAATTAACCGAAGAAGATGTCGAAAGTTTCAAGGATAGCCTTGTATTATTGAAAAATAAAGCATTACTAGTAACTGATATTAATGTTCAAACCTTTGATTACTCCCTTGTTGAAGGTATGCCAATTACAAGTAAAGAACTTGTTAGCTTTTTTAATACATTTAAAACTGCATTACCTATTATCATTCCTGTTATTTTGCTTATCTTTTTTATTATGGTAAGTGGTTTGAAATTTATCGAAGTCACTTTCATTGCACTTATTGGGTTAATTTTGAACAATATCGTAAAGCTTAATTTACGCTTCCGACATACCTGGGTAATGGCTGCTTATAGTGTTACCATCCCTACTGTTTTCTTTACAATAATGGAAGCCTTACGAATACAAGTCATAATGGGAGCTTTCTTAAACTGGTTTGTTGCAGTTATTGTTCTTTACCTTGCAATGAAAGAAATCCTTAACAAAAAAATTAAATCATAA
- a CDS encoding superoxide dismutase encodes MAYELPQLPYAYDALEPHIDKETMNIHHTKHHNTYITNVNAALEGNEELLSKSVEDLISNLDAVPEAARTAVRNNGGGHANHSLFWTILSPNGGGEPTGELADAINSKFGSFASFKEEFAKAAATRFGSGWAWLVVNNGELEVTSTPNQDSPLMEGKTPVLGVDVWEHAYYLNYQNRRPDYVAAFFNVVNWDEVTKRYNAAK; translated from the coding sequence ATGGCATACGAATTACCACAATTACCATATGCATATGATGCATTAGAACCACACATTGACAAAGAAACCATGAATATTCACCACACAAAACACCACAATACATACATTACAAACGTGAACGCAGCATTAGAAGGTAACGAAGAGTTACTAAGCAAGAGTGTTGAAGATCTAATCTCAAACCTTGATGCAGTTCCTGAAGCAGCACGTACAGCTGTACGTAACAATGGTGGAGGACACGCTAACCACAGCCTTTTCTGGACAATTCTTTCTCCAAACGGTGGCGGTGAACCTACTGGTGAATTAGCAGACGCAATCAACAGCAAATTCGGAAGCTTTGCTTCATTTAAAGAAGAATTCGCAAAAGCTGCTGCAACTCGTTTTGGTTCAGGTTGGGCTTGGCTAGTAGTTAACAATGGTGAATTAGAAGTAACTAGCACACCAAACCAAGACTCTCCATTAATGGAAGGTAAAACACCTGTACTTGGTGTTGACGTTTGGGAGCATGCTTACTACTTAAATTATCAAAACCGTCGTCCTGATTATGTTGCAGCATTCTTCAATGTTGTAAACTGGGATGAAGTAACTAAGCGTTACAACGCAGCAAAATAA
- a CDS encoding Na/Pi cotransporter family protein, with product MELDVQKMIFEFIGGLGIFLFGIKYMGDGLQKSAGDKLRDILDRYTTNPFMGVLAGILVTVLLQTSSGTTVITVGLVSAGFMNLRQAIGVIMGANIGTTITAFIIGIKITDYALPIIALGALLLFFFKSKRIHHLGQIVFGFGALFLGLQMMGDGMKPLRAFEAFHDLTVSMSSNPILGVVIGTVFTVIVQSSSATIGILQGLYGEGLVTLTAALPVLFGDNIGTTITAILAAIGASVAAKRAALTHVIFNLLGTAIFLLVLPLFTKLIVWFQTIFNLNPEMTIAFAHGTFNLTNVIIQFPFIAFLAFLVTKIIPGEDSIVEYKAKHLDPIFIEQSPSIAIGQAREEVVRMGKFAVTGLEESHNFLKTQQQKHADVALQLEDAINNLDRKITDYLIQLSSSSMSESESTLHSALVDTVRDIERVGDHFENIIELVDYQVSNKVKLTDGAIEDLDEMFALTISTLNEAFKALEDHDTHAAIEVVKKEEQIDSMERSLRKKHILRLTEGKCSAQAGIVFVDIISNLERIGDHAVNIAEAVLGERHL from the coding sequence TTGGAACTAGATGTTCAAAAGATGATATTTGAATTTATTGGTGGACTCGGTATTTTTCTATTCGGAATAAAATACATGGGTGACGGGCTACAAAAATCAGCTGGTGACAAACTAAGGGATATTTTAGATCGATATACAACTAACCCATTTATGGGTGTACTTGCAGGTATATTAGTAACTGTGCTCCTGCAAACCAGTAGTGGAACAACAGTAATAACTGTAGGTCTCGTAAGTGCAGGATTTATGAACTTGAGACAAGCTATTGGAGTAATTATGGGTGCTAATATCGGTACAACGATAACAGCATTTATCATAGGAATTAAAATAACAGACTATGCTCTACCTATCATAGCCCTAGGTGCACTTTTGCTATTCTTTTTCAAAAGTAAAAGAATTCATCATCTTGGACAAATTGTATTTGGATTCGGTGCTTTATTCTTAGGACTTCAAATGATGGGCGATGGTATGAAACCATTACGAGCATTCGAGGCTTTTCATGATTTAACAGTTAGTATGAGTTCGAACCCAATTTTAGGGGTTGTTATTGGTACAGTCTTTACAGTCATTGTTCAAAGTTCAAGTGCTACAATTGGTATTCTTCAGGGATTATACGGTGAAGGCTTAGTTACCCTCACTGCTGCGTTACCTGTTCTGTTTGGGGATAACATTGGTACAACGATTACTGCAATTTTAGCCGCAATAGGAGCTTCAGTAGCTGCGAAGCGAGCTGCTTTAACTCATGTTATCTTTAACTTGTTAGGAACTGCAATCTTCCTATTAGTCTTACCGTTATTCACAAAGTTAATTGTTTGGTTCCAAACAATATTCAATTTGAACCCTGAAATGACAATCGCTTTCGCTCATGGAACATTTAACTTAACAAACGTAATAATTCAATTTCCATTTATTGCTTTCTTAGCCTTTTTAGTTACAAAGATTATTCCAGGTGAAGATTCAATAGTTGAATATAAAGCAAAGCATTTAGATCCTATATTTATTGAACAATCTCCTTCCATTGCGATCGGCCAAGCAAGAGAAGAAGTTGTTCGAATGGGGAAATTTGCTGTAACAGGCCTTGAAGAATCACATAACTTTTTAAAGACACAACAGCAGAAACACGCTGATGTTGCATTACAACTTGAAGATGCGATAAATAATTTAGATCGAAAGATCACCGATTATCTAATTCAACTTTCATCTAGCTCAATGTCTGAATCAGAATCAACACTACATTCTGCATTGGTAGACACGGTACGTGATATTGAACGAGTTGGAGACCATTTTGAGAACATTATTGAGCTTGTAGATTATCAAGTCTCGAATAAAGTTAAGCTTACTGATGGTGCTATTGAAGATTTAGATGAAATGTTTGCATTAACAATTTCTACTTTAAATGAAGCTTTCAAAGCATTAGAAGATCATGATACACACGCTGCTATTGAAGTGGTGAAGAAAGAAGAACAAATTGATAGTATGGAACGCTCTTTACGTAAAAAACATATCCTTCGTCTAACTGAAGGGAAATGTTCTGCACAAGCTGGTATTGTGTTTGTTGATATTATTAGTAACCTCGAAAGAATTGGAGATCATGCTGTTAATATAGCAGAAGCTGTTCTTGGTGAACGTCATTTATAA
- a CDS encoding peptidoglycan D,D-transpeptidase FtsI family protein: MKKKKKSHVPFRLNMLFFLVFILFSALILRLGVVQIVHGENYQKQVDRTENSTVSTPVPRGKIYDRYGRVIVDNNPLHAITYTRAQGTKAIEMVEVAEKLATFIEKDTSKLTERDIKDYWIITRHEEAKALITEEELELLDEKELTNSDLYQRQLERITESDLAKISEAELEVVAIFRELNKGYSLTPQIVKNQDVSNKEYAVVSEHLEELPGIDTTTDWEREYSYGSMLRSILGTTSTAEEGLPREKLDYFLARGYNRNDRVGKSYLEEQYEEVLHGQKGKIENITKGNNLLDTKVISEGERGKDLVLSIDMDLQQEVEKIIEEELLIAKKKPGTHFLDSAFVVMMDPKTGELLTMAGKKYVVRDGKPELDDYALGNMNAAYTMGSAIKGATVLTGYQTGVLQIGTRLRDETIYIKGSPPKKSVSTMGLIDDLTALRKSSNVYMFKTGIAIANATYRPNKALPFDQEVFPTMRNYFSQFGLGVKTGIDLPGESTGFTGRNTSLPGFLLDLTIGQYDTYTPLQMAQYVSTIANGGYRMQPKIVREIRQPIMEHEQLGPVVKPFEPSILNRIDMTPEQIDRVQEGFRQVMQESGGTAYGHFGNAPYKPAGKTGTAESFYYDGEGKFGEKKKLYSAYNVTLVGYAPYDNPEVAFSVVVPFAYADYSDRHSINNFIGKRILDKYFELKGKDRMTSNTSEESTQTEVEPEENNSVENE, translated from the coding sequence ATGAAAAAGAAGAAAAAGTCACATGTTCCTTTTCGTTTAAATATGTTATTTTTCCTTGTATTTATCCTGTTTTCTGCGTTGATACTCCGCTTAGGTGTTGTGCAAATTGTCCATGGTGAAAACTATCAAAAGCAGGTAGACCGTACCGAGAATAGTACAGTAAGTACACCAGTACCACGCGGTAAAATCTACGACCGTTATGGGCGAGTGATTGTGGACAATAACCCACTTCATGCGATTACCTATACACGTGCGCAAGGGACAAAAGCAATAGAAATGGTTGAAGTTGCTGAAAAACTTGCAACTTTTATCGAAAAGGACACTAGTAAGCTAACAGAACGTGATATAAAGGATTATTGGATTATTACACGACATGAAGAAGCAAAGGCTTTAATTACAGAGGAAGAATTGGAGCTTTTGGATGAAAAAGAATTAACTAATAGTGACCTGTACCAAAGGCAACTAGAACGAATTACTGAATCTGATCTTGCTAAAATATCCGAGGCTGAGTTAGAAGTCGTAGCCATCTTTAGGGAATTGAATAAAGGTTATTCACTAACACCTCAAATTGTAAAAAATCAAGATGTTTCGAACAAAGAATATGCTGTAGTAAGTGAACACTTAGAAGAACTTCCTGGTATTGATACCACAACTGACTGGGAAAGAGAGTACTCTTATGGTTCGATGCTTAGATCCATACTTGGCACCACTTCAACTGCTGAAGAGGGACTACCTCGGGAAAAACTAGATTATTTTCTTGCTCGTGGCTATAACAGGAATGATAGAGTTGGGAAAAGTTATCTAGAAGAGCAATATGAAGAGGTTCTTCATGGTCAAAAAGGAAAGATTGAAAATATCACTAAAGGTAACAATCTTCTTGATACAAAAGTAATCTCAGAAGGTGAACGCGGCAAAGATTTAGTATTATCTATTGATATGGACTTACAGCAAGAAGTTGAGAAGATCATTGAAGAAGAGCTGTTAATTGCTAAGAAAAAGCCGGGTACACATTTTCTTGACAGTGCTTTTGTTGTTATGATGGACCCAAAGACCGGTGAGCTTTTAACGATGGCTGGTAAGAAGTATGTTGTAAGAGACGGAAAGCCTGAGTTAGATGATTACGCGTTAGGTAATATGAATGCTGCCTACACAATGGGATCGGCTATTAAAGGTGCTACTGTGTTAACAGGTTATCAAACAGGAGTTTTACAGATTGGAACAAGACTACGGGACGAAACAATCTATATAAAAGGGAGTCCCCCGAAGAAATCAGTTTCGACTATGGGATTAATTGATGATTTGACAGCTCTACGTAAATCCTCAAATGTCTATATGTTTAAGACCGGTATCGCTATTGCAAATGCAACCTATCGACCTAATAAGGCACTACCATTTGACCAAGAAGTTTTTCCAACAATGCGTAATTACTTTAGCCAATTTGGGTTAGGTGTTAAGACCGGAATTGACTTGCCGGGTGAATCAACTGGATTCACTGGAAGAAACACTAGTTTACCAGGATTTTTATTAGACTTAACCATAGGGCAATATGATACGTATACTCCTTTACAAATGGCACAGTACGTATCAACAATTGCAAATGGCGGCTATAGGATGCAACCCAAAATTGTTCGAGAGATACGTCAACCAATAATGGAACACGAACAATTAGGTCCAGTTGTTAAACCATTTGAACCTTCTATCCTAAATAGGATTGACATGACACCTGAACAAATAGATCGTGTTCAAGAAGGGTTTAGACAGGTAATGCAAGAAAGTGGCGGTACAGCCTATGGTCATTTTGGAAATGCACCTTATAAGCCCGCAGGCAAAACAGGAACGGCTGAATCCTTCTACTATGATGGGGAAGGGAAATTCGGGGAGAAAAAGAAACTATACTCTGCCTATAATGTTACATTAGTTGGCTATGCTCCTTACGATAACCCTGAAGTTGCTTTTTCAGTGGTGGTTCCATTTGCGTATGCTGATTATAGTGATAGACATTCAATTAATAATTTTATTGGCAAAAGGATTTTAGATAAGTACTTTGAGTTGAAAGGAAAAGATCGAATGACAAGCAATACCTCTGAAGAATCTACTCAGACTGAAGTCGAGCCAGAAGAAAACAATTCTGTTGAGAACGAATAA
- a CDS encoding MFS transporter, translating to MFGLRKLSGNNEINKDLILLLLIGGLYSLSISLSNTFVNVYLWKQSGKFFDIGLYNLSIVVLQPLAFMLAGRFAKKIDRVIVLRLGVTFLAIFFITVLIIGENASEYLVLLGASLGIGYGFYWLAFNVLTFEITEPETRDFFNGFLGILGSSAGMIGPIVAGYIISTMEKFTGYTVIFTISLALFTGAVVLSFFIKRRKAEGDFLFRRILQERKNNKNWKLVTNAHFFQGLREGTFIFVISVLVFITTNSELALGKFGLVNAAVSFVSYFIVTRLIKKKYRKKAILIGGLLLYAAIYIILFDVTYARLLIYAVVIAIAYPTLLVPYISLTYDVIGKGWNAAKMRIEYIVVRELFLNSGRIVSILLFLIAVSFFDEKKSIPILLATIGAGHAIIYFFIRKVTIHDPEEANEETGLESPSNRKLVEGEGGATS from the coding sequence ATGTTTGGTTTGAGAAAACTATCAGGAAATAACGAAATTAATAAAGATTTAATATTGCTTTTATTAATTGGTGGATTGTATTCGTTAAGCATCTCACTTTCAAACACCTTTGTAAATGTTTACTTGTGGAAACAATCAGGGAAGTTTTTTGACATAGGGTTATATAACTTATCCATTGTTGTTTTACAACCTCTCGCCTTTATGTTAGCGGGAAGGTTTGCAAAAAAAATAGACAGAGTCATTGTACTTAGGCTAGGTGTCACCTTTTTAGCCATTTTTTTTATAACTGTCCTCATCATTGGTGAAAACGCCTCTGAATATTTAGTATTACTTGGAGCCTCACTCGGAATTGGATATGGTTTTTATTGGCTAGCTTTTAATGTACTTACTTTTGAAATAACTGAGCCAGAAACCCGAGACTTTTTTAATGGCTTTTTAGGGATATTAGGATCATCTGCTGGTATGATTGGACCAATTGTTGCCGGATACATTATATCAACAATGGAAAAATTTACAGGATATACAGTAATTTTTACTATTTCACTCGCACTCTTTACAGGAGCTGTTGTTCTTAGTTTCTTTATTAAAAGGAGAAAGGCTGAGGGCGATTTCTTATTTAGAAGAATTCTTCAAGAAAGAAAAAACAATAAAAACTGGAAGCTTGTAACAAATGCTCATTTTTTTCAGGGACTAAGAGAAGGGACTTTCATATTTGTTATTTCAGTATTGGTCTTTATTACAACCAATAGTGAACTAGCACTTGGTAAATTTGGCTTAGTAAATGCTGCAGTCTCGTTTGTCTCTTATTTCATCGTTACACGTTTAATTAAGAAAAAGTATCGAAAAAAAGCAATTCTCATCGGTGGTTTACTATTATATGCCGCAATTTATATTATTTTGTTTGATGTAACATATGCTCGATTATTAATTTACGCGGTAGTTATTGCTATTGCTTACCCTACTCTTTTGGTTCCTTACATTTCGTTAACCTACGATGTGATAGGTAAAGGCTGGAATGCAGCAAAAATGAGAATCGAATATATTGTGGTTCGAGAACTATTTCTGAATTCTGGTAGGATTGTATCTATTCTTTTATTTCTAATTGCTGTTTCTTTCTTTGACGAAAAGAAAAGTATTCCTATCTTACTTGCAACCATTGGAGCTGGTCATGCGATTATCTATTTTTTCATTAGAAAAGTAACAATCCATGATCCAGAGGAAGCAAATGAAGAAACAGGGTTAGAATCACCATCCAACCGAAAGTTGGTTGAAGGGGAAGGTGGAGCAACAAGCTAA
- a CDS encoding PstS family phosphate ABC transporter substrate-binding protein, with protein sequence MKNFKNLLLMLTLALFAVFATACGTENTEENNEQTGNEAAKGDAAETAELEGSVVVDGSGTVYPFMAKSAEDYMTEAQENVSVEVSRAGTSAGFKKFLVEDGTDFNNASRKIKDEEAATAQDLGIEVKELKVALDGLTIVINPENDWATELTQQEIIDIFLASAGKKNWSDVRADFPNEPIKTYGPNENHGTYEFFFEKILDEQDLVGDINLQQEYSTLVDLVSKDKNAIGFFGYGYYVNNKDKLTAVKINFGNGAVEPTLDTIKEDGSYAPFTRPVFTYLNVNMAKAKPQVLDFAIYTMQNAQTVAAETGFAPLTDAEIQTVVEELEALK encoded by the coding sequence ATGAAAAACTTTAAAAACCTACTTCTTATGTTGACTTTAGCATTATTCGCAGTTTTTGCTACTGCATGTGGTACTGAAAACACAGAAGAAAATAATGAACAAACAGGAAACGAAGCTGCAAAAGGTGATGCTGCTGAAACAGCTGAATTAGAAGGTAGCGTTGTAGTTGATGGGTCTGGAACTGTATACCCATTTATGGCAAAGTCGGCTGAAGATTATATGACTGAAGCACAAGAAAATGTATCTGTAGAAGTAAGCCGTGCTGGAACAAGTGCTGGATTTAAAAAATTCTTAGTTGAAGATGGAACTGATTTCAACAATGCATCTCGTAAAATTAAAGATGAAGAAGCTGCTACAGCACAAGATTTAGGAATAGAAGTAAAAGAACTTAAAGTTGCTCTTGATGGTTTAACGATTGTTATTAATCCAGAAAACGACTGGGCTACTGAATTAACTCAACAAGAAATTATCGATATTTTCCTTGCAAGTGCGGGTAAAAAGAACTGGTCTGATGTTCGCGCGGATTTCCCAAATGAACCAATTAAAACATACGGTCCTAACGAAAACCACGGAACTTATGAATTCTTCTTCGAGAAAATCCTAGATGAGCAAGATTTAGTTGGAGATATTAACTTACAACAAGAATATTCAACTCTAGTTGATCTAGTATCAAAAGATAAAAATGCAATTGGATTCTTTGGATATGGATACTATGTAAATAACAAAGATAAATTGACTGCAGTGAAAATAAATTTTGGAAATGGTGCGGTTGAACCAACTCTTGATACGATTAAAGAAGATGGTTCTTATGCTCCATTTACACGCCCTGTATTTACTTACCTAAATGTAAATATGGCTAAAGCAAAACCACAAGTATTAGATTTTGCAATCTATACAATGCAAAATGCTCAAACTGTAGCTGCTGAAACTGGATTTGCACCTTTAACAGACGCAGAAATTCAAACTGTAGTAGAAGAGCTAGAAGCTTTAAAATAA